A window of the Coprobacter fastidiosus genome harbors these coding sequences:
- a CDS encoding YitT family protein produces the protein MNLNSHKAWIEIKDYTIIVFGLVLYAFGWTSFLLTNEITTGGIAGVSALIFFGTKIPVAISYFTLNALLLIAAIRILGIQFCIRTIFGVIVMTLLLSFFGMYIKEPLITGEPFMSCIIGGILCGAGIGIVFTHNGSTGGTDIIAAMINKYKEISLGRSILYCDFLIISSSYVLFHSIEKIVFGIVVMAVMTYTCDMVINGVRRSIQILIFSEKYEEIADRINKDINRGVTILDGMGWYSKQPKKVLVILAKRNESLSIFRLVKEIDPHAFISQSNVVGVYGEGFDKIKG, from the coding sequence ATGAATTTAAATTCTCATAAAGCCTGGATCGAAATAAAAGACTACACGATCATCGTCTTCGGATTAGTTCTTTATGCTTTCGGATGGACGAGTTTTCTACTTACCAATGAAATCACCACCGGTGGTATTGCCGGAGTTTCGGCACTCATCTTTTTCGGGACTAAAATCCCGGTAGCAATATCTTATTTTACACTAAATGCTTTACTGCTAATAGCAGCAATACGTATTTTGGGAATACAGTTCTGCATACGCACCATATTCGGAGTCATAGTCATGACTTTGCTTCTTTCATTTTTCGGAATGTATATAAAAGAACCGCTTATTACCGGAGAACCGTTTATGTCGTGCATCATAGGAGGAATACTTTGCGGAGCCGGAATAGGTATTGTTTTCACCCATAACGGCAGCACCGGAGGAACAGATATTATTGCCGCCATGATAAACAAGTATAAAGAAATATCTTTAGGAAGATCGATTTTGTATTGCGACTTTCTTATCATATCATCCTCTTACGTACTTTTCCATAGCATCGAAAAAATTGTTTTCGGGATCGTAGTCATGGCAGTCATGACTTATACCTGCGATATGGTTATAAACGGAGTCAGACGATCTATACAAATATTGATATTTTCAGAAAAGTATGAGGAAATAGCAGACCGTATCAACAAGGATATCAACAGGGGCGTCACTATTCTTGACGGAATGGGATGGTATTCTAAACAACCCAAGAAAGTATTGGTCATCCTTGCCAAAAGAAACGAATCCTTATCGATTTTCCGACTGGTAAAAGAAATAGATCCTCACGCATTCATATCTCAATCTAATGTAGTCGGCGTGTATGGAGAAGGTTTTGATAAGATCAAAGGATAA